A part of Jiangella alba genomic DNA contains:
- a CDS encoding SDR family NAD(P)-dependent oxidoreductase, producing MTRPDTPVAVVTGGAHGIGAAVAARLARDGHAVAVLDLNEAGAAQTAAAITSAGGRAIGLRCDIADEAAVTAATDEVVAELGAPTVLVNNAGVGPPAAITEMTVEQWDQLLGINLRGHFLVTRAVVGHLVAAGWGRIVNVSSISALGDDGRSHYSSAKAGLLGFTKSLALELGRHGVTANAIAPGFIVSDMTAATARRLGRDVEEHQRIAAASIPVGRVGYPDDIAHTASYLVSPDAGFVTGQVIYVSGGPAV from the coding sequence ATGACCCGACCCGACACCCCGGTGGCCGTCGTGACCGGCGGCGCCCACGGCATCGGCGCCGCCGTCGCCGCGCGGCTGGCCCGCGACGGGCACGCCGTCGCCGTCCTGGACCTGAACGAGGCCGGCGCCGCGCAGACCGCGGCCGCCATCACTTCCGCCGGTGGGCGCGCCATCGGCCTGCGCTGCGACATCGCCGACGAGGCCGCCGTCACGGCCGCGACCGACGAGGTCGTCGCCGAGCTCGGCGCGCCCACCGTGCTGGTGAACAACGCCGGCGTCGGCCCGCCCGCCGCCATCACCGAGATGACCGTCGAGCAGTGGGACCAGCTGCTCGGCATCAACCTGCGCGGGCACTTCCTGGTCACCCGTGCCGTCGTCGGGCACCTGGTCGCGGCCGGCTGGGGGCGCATCGTCAACGTCTCCAGCATCTCCGCGCTTGGCGACGACGGCCGGTCGCACTACTCCAGTGCGAAGGCGGGGCTGCTCGGCTTCACGAAGTCGCTGGCGCTCGAGCTCGGCCGGCACGGCGTCACCGCCAACGCGATCGCGCCCGGCTTCATCGTCAGCGACATGACGGCGGCCACCGCGCGGCGGCTGGGGCGCGACGTCGAGGAGCACCAGCGCATTGCCGCCGCGTCCATTCCGGTCGGCCGGGTCGGCTACCCCGACGACATCGCGCACACCGCGTCGTACCTGGTCAGTCCCGACGCCGGCTTCGTCACCGGGCAGGTGATCTACGTGTCCGGCGGGCCCGCCGTCTGA
- a CDS encoding carbohydrate ABC transporter permease, which produces MTTTVAPPGTASTTPARAPRRARRWGDHLFVVPAVLFVAATVLYPLIFNIDLSFRDVGVAQIVTGGAEWVGWENYADQLGRDSFWHALVTSLLYTGLAVAVAFALGMALAVYFNQRFPGRNLMRSLLLLAWILPTVVSANVWRWMLDGSYGLINTLLGAVGLVDGDVFWLARPVPALFAVVIATAWSFTPFIMILLLAGLQGIPDTLYEAATIDGAGAWRRFTNVTLPLLKPVNLTALLLCFISTFKTFDTVFLMTRGGPGEATMILPIYAYNEAFEFFRFDTGAVATTLMLVVPLGLSVFYFRSLRREELS; this is translated from the coding sequence GTGACCACCACCGTCGCCCCGCCGGGAACGGCGAGCACCACTCCGGCCCGGGCCCCGCGGCGGGCCCGGCGCTGGGGCGACCACCTGTTCGTCGTCCCCGCGGTCCTCTTCGTCGCGGCGACCGTGCTCTACCCGCTGATCTTCAACATCGACCTCAGCTTCCGCGACGTCGGCGTCGCGCAGATCGTCACGGGCGGGGCCGAGTGGGTCGGCTGGGAGAACTACGCCGACCAGCTGGGCCGGGACTCGTTCTGGCACGCGCTGGTGACGTCGCTGCTGTACACGGGGCTCGCCGTGGCCGTCGCGTTCGCGCTGGGCATGGCGCTGGCGGTCTACTTCAACCAGCGCTTCCCGGGCCGCAACCTCATGCGCTCGCTGCTGCTGCTCGCCTGGATCCTGCCGACGGTCGTCAGCGCCAACGTCTGGCGCTGGATGCTCGACGGCAGCTACGGGCTGATCAACACGCTGCTCGGGGCCGTCGGTCTGGTCGACGGCGACGTGTTCTGGCTGGCCCGGCCGGTGCCGGCGCTGTTCGCCGTGGTCATCGCGACGGCGTGGTCGTTCACGCCGTTCATCATGATCCTGCTGCTGGCCGGCCTGCAGGGCATCCCGGACACGCTGTACGAGGCGGCCACCATCGACGGCGCGGGCGCGTGGCGGCGGTTCACGAACGTGACGCTGCCGCTGCTGAAGCCGGTCAACCTGACCGCGCTGCTGCTCTGCTTCATCTCCACCTTCAAGACCTTCGACACGGTGTTCCTGATGACCCGCGGCGGTCCGGGCGAGGCCACGATGATCCTGCCGATCTACGCCTACAACGAGGCGTTCGAGTTCTTCCGGTTCGACACCGGCGCCGTCGCGACCACCCTGATGCTGGTGGTGCCGCTCGGCCTGTCGGTCTTCTACTTCCGGTCGCTGCGCCGCGAGGAACTGTCGTGA
- a CDS encoding ABC transporter substrate-binding protein: protein MGTTGGRSAATWTARAVGVLAAAGLLAACGSGDADETGGGDDGGAATLSLWHYYGTPDTPTGAALQGLLDRYEEEHDGVTIEARHIPFGDFTRTLLQSAAGGDLPDIALINGFTTQALADAGVIQDLSDRVDEWGEADRYFETGWETTQVDGATYAVPHVADAYAVYYNETMLAEAGLEPPTTWAEMQDHATQLSDGSRYGLAFSGIEGDEGATALVIRLLAAGGDPADIDTEAGATALGQFTDLINGGAVSSGVLTWNEEDVKNQFANGQAAMMINSATYLSILAEENPELQWNVALLPSDVEAATFLSQENLAISTSTENADAAWDVIAWMQQPDVLAEYLPERNKLAARDDVDTGDDPVRAIFAEQLQQAWAPEGDLAAASSEVLTRIQGALQAAAGGGASVEDALADAQGQIDEALANVE from the coding sequence ATGGGCACGACAGGCGGGCGGTCGGCGGCCACATGGACGGCACGGGCGGTGGGGGTGCTCGCCGCGGCGGGGCTGCTCGCCGCATGCGGCAGCGGCGACGCCGACGAGACCGGCGGCGGGGACGACGGAGGCGCGGCCACGCTCTCGCTGTGGCACTACTACGGGACGCCGGACACCCCGACCGGTGCGGCGTTGCAGGGCCTGCTCGACCGGTACGAGGAGGAGCACGACGGCGTCACCATCGAGGCGCGGCACATCCCGTTCGGCGACTTCACCCGCACGCTGCTGCAGTCCGCGGCCGGCGGCGACCTGCCGGACATCGCGCTGATCAACGGCTTCACCACGCAGGCGCTGGCCGACGCCGGGGTGATCCAGGACCTCAGCGACCGCGTCGACGAGTGGGGCGAGGCCGACCGCTACTTCGAGACCGGCTGGGAGACCACGCAGGTCGACGGCGCGACGTACGCCGTCCCGCACGTGGCCGACGCGTACGCCGTCTACTACAACGAGACCATGCTGGCCGAGGCCGGCCTGGAACCGCCCACCACCTGGGCCGAGATGCAGGACCACGCCACCCAGCTGTCCGACGGCTCGCGCTACGGCCTCGCGTTCAGCGGCATCGAGGGCGACGAGGGCGCGACGGCGCTGGTGATCCGGCTGCTCGCGGCCGGTGGCGACCCGGCCGACATCGACACCGAGGCCGGTGCGACGGCCCTCGGCCAGTTCACCGACCTGATCAACGGCGGCGCGGTGTCCAGCGGTGTCCTCACCTGGAACGAGGAGGACGTCAAGAACCAGTTCGCCAACGGCCAGGCCGCCATGATGATCAACTCGGCGACCTACCTGAGCATCCTGGCCGAGGAGAACCCGGAGCTGCAGTGGAACGTCGCGCTGCTGCCCTCCGACGTCGAGGCGGCCACGTTCCTCAGCCAGGAGAACCTCGCCATCAGCACGTCGACGGAGAACGCGGACGCCGCGTGGGACGTCATCGCGTGGATGCAGCAGCCCGACGTGCTGGCCGAGTACCTGCCCGAGCGCAACAAGCTGGCCGCGCGCGACGACGTCGACACCGGCGACGACCCGGTGCGGGCCATCTTCGCCGAGCAGCTGCAGCAGGCGTGGGCGCCCGAGGGCGATCTCGCGGCCGCGTCGTCGGAGGTGCTGACCCGCATCCAGGGCGCGCTGCAGGCCGCCGCGGGTGGCGGGGCGAGCGTCGAGGACGCGCTGGCCGACGCCCAGGGCCAGATCGACGAGGCGCTGGCGAACGTCGAGTGA